From a single Microbacterium terrisoli genomic region:
- a CDS encoding CPBP family intramembrane glutamic endopeptidase: MTPVTASSDPTQPAPQVRARLWWEVGLVMACTLGQSAVYSVLAFIRIVLAPTPVGDQSTALNPTQSAQAFWDVLYQVLDIAFSLALVALVVYLLWDVGTSPFRRIGLDLRRPVKDLGAGVLLALVIGVPGLGLYTIGRLVGWTVQVQASPLDAAWYTIPLLILSAVRAGLQEEIIMIGYLFTRLRRAGWNDWTIILVSAAVRGSYHLYQGAPQALGNVVMGVVFGWCYKRWGRVMPLVVAHSILDIVSFAGYPLAAAVWPGVFAPAPSPSPSPSAS, encoded by the coding sequence GTGACCCCCGTAACCGCCTCTTCCGACCCGACGCAGCCGGCGCCGCAGGTCCGTGCACGCCTGTGGTGGGAGGTGGGGCTGGTGATGGCGTGCACGCTCGGGCAGTCGGCCGTGTACTCCGTTCTGGCCTTCATCCGCATCGTGCTCGCACCCACGCCGGTGGGCGACCAGTCCACGGCACTGAACCCGACGCAGTCGGCCCAGGCGTTCTGGGACGTGCTCTACCAGGTGCTGGACATCGCGTTCTCGCTGGCGCTGGTGGCGCTCGTGGTCTACCTGCTGTGGGATGTCGGAACCAGCCCGTTCCGGCGGATCGGGCTGGATCTGCGCCGCCCGGTGAAGGACCTCGGCGCCGGAGTGCTGCTCGCGCTCGTGATCGGTGTGCCGGGACTCGGGCTCTATACGATCGGACGCCTGGTCGGCTGGACCGTTCAGGTCCAGGCATCCCCTCTCGACGCGGCGTGGTACACGATCCCTCTGCTGATCCTGTCGGCTGTGCGCGCGGGGCTGCAAGAAGAGATCATCATGATCGGCTACCTGTTCACCCGGCTGAGGCGGGCCGGGTGGAACGATTGGACGATCATCCTGGTCTCGGCGGCCGTTCGCGGGTCGTACCACCTCTACCAGGGCGCTCCGCAGGCCCTCGGCAACGTCGTGATGGGCGTCGTGTTCGGCTGGTGCTACAAGCGCTGGGGCCGGGTCATGCCGCTCGTGGTGGCCCACAGCATCCTGGACATCGTCTCCTTCGCCGGCTATCCCCTCGCCGCCGCTGTGTGGCCCGGCGTGTTCGCCCCCGCCCCTTCCCCTTCTCCCTCCCCTTCCGCGTCCTGA
- a CDS encoding peptide ABC transporter substrate-binding protein, whose amino-acid sequence MKRTKIALTGLALLAAGTLVLTSCAGGGGTSGDNGNTSGASASAVIKVNGNEPENPLIPTNTNEVGGGKILDSIFAGLAYYDAKGKLVNDMAESITVDDPSTVTIKIKKGEKFTNGQELTADSFIKAWQYGALFSNKQLNSSWFADIEGFDPAKDSQLTGLTKTDDYTFTVKLNAPVAADWAQRLGYSAYYPLPDVAFEDMKSFGEHPIGNGPYKLASDSAWQHDVQIELVKNDGYTGGRQAKNGGLTIVFYTTQDAAYADLQDGNVDVIDAIPPSSFATFESDLGDRAVNQPAAIFQSFTIPGNAAHFTGKEGILRKEAISMAINRDQITKTIFNGTRTPASDFTSPVISGWSDSIPGNEVLKYDATKAKDLWAQADAISKWSGSFQIAYNADGGHKEWVDAVSNSIKNTLGIDASGKSYVDFATLRQDVNDRKIKTAFRTGWQADYPSQYNFLQPLYGTGASSNDSDYSNKDFDALLAQGASASDPAAATADYAKAQSILFQDLPSIPLWYSNVTGGYAEGVKNVTFGWNSVPLYYQITKG is encoded by the coding sequence GTGAAGCGTACGAAGATCGCCCTCACCGGGCTCGCGCTGCTGGCAGCGGGCACACTCGTGCTCACCAGCTGTGCAGGCGGCGGTGGCACCAGCGGCGACAATGGCAACACCAGCGGTGCGAGCGCGTCCGCGGTCATCAAGGTCAACGGCAACGAACCCGAGAACCCGCTGATCCCGACCAACACCAACGAGGTCGGCGGCGGCAAGATCCTCGACTCGATCTTCGCGGGCCTGGCGTACTACGACGCCAAGGGCAAGCTGGTCAACGACATGGCCGAGTCGATCACCGTCGATGACCCGAGCACGGTGACGATCAAGATCAAGAAGGGCGAGAAGTTCACCAACGGTCAGGAACTGACCGCTGACAGCTTCATCAAGGCCTGGCAGTACGGCGCGCTGTTCTCGAACAAGCAGCTGAACTCGTCGTGGTTCGCCGACATCGAGGGCTTCGATCCCGCGAAGGACTCGCAGCTGACGGGTCTGACCAAGACCGATGACTACACCTTCACGGTCAAGCTCAACGCGCCGGTCGCGGCCGACTGGGCACAGCGCCTGGGCTACTCGGCCTACTACCCGCTGCCCGACGTGGCGTTCGAGGACATGAAGTCGTTCGGCGAGCACCCGATCGGCAACGGCCCGTACAAGCTGGCCAGCGACTCGGCATGGCAGCACGACGTGCAGATCGAGCTCGTCAAGAACGACGGCTACACCGGTGGCCGTCAGGCCAAGAACGGCGGTCTGACGATCGTCTTCTACACGACTCAGGATGCCGCGTACGCGGACCTGCAGGACGGCAACGTCGACGTCATCGACGCGATTCCGCCGTCGTCGTTCGCCACGTTCGAGTCTGACCTGGGCGACCGTGCGGTGAACCAGCCGGCGGCCATCTTCCAGTCGTTCACGATCCCGGGCAACGCGGCGCACTTCACGGGCAAGGAGGGCATCCTGCGCAAGGAGGCCATCTCGATGGCCATCAACCGTGATCAGATCACCAAGACGATCTTCAACGGCACGCGCACCCCTGCCAGCGACTTCACCTCGCCGGTCATCAGCGGCTGGTCGGACTCGATCCCGGGCAACGAGGTCCTGAAGTACGACGCCACCAAGGCGAAGGACCTCTGGGCTCAGGCTGACGCCATCTCGAAGTGGAGCGGTTCGTTCCAGATCGCGTACAACGCCGACGGCGGCCACAAGGAGTGGGTCGACGCGGTATCGAACTCGATCAAGAACACGCTCGGCATCGACGCGTCGGGCAAGTCGTACGTCGACTTCGCCACGCTGCGCCAGGACGTCAACGATCGCAAGATCAAGACGGCGTTCCGTACCGGCTGGCAGGCCGACTACCCCAGCCAGTACAACTTCCTGCAGCCGCTGTACGGCACGGGCGCGAGCTCGAACGACAGCGACTACTCGAACAAGGACTTCGACGCCTTGCTCGCACAGGGAGCCTCCGCCAGCGACCCGGCAGCGGCCACCGCGGACTATGCGAAGGCTCAGTCGATCCTGTTCCAGGACCTGCCGTCCATCCCGCTGTGGTACTCCAACGTGACGGGTGGCTACGCCGAGGGCGTGAAGAACGTCACCTTCGGGTGGAACTCGGTTCCGCTGTACTACCAGATCACCAAGGGCTGA
- a CDS encoding ABC transporter permease has protein sequence MLAYIVRRLLQLIPVFLGATLLIYFLVFAMPGDPIAALFGDKQPSPQLLAELRAQYHLDQPFLVQYWFYLTGILHGDLGTTFSGQSVNDVLARTLPVTGRLAVMSIAIEFTLSIIIGTISAVRKGKLFDHSALIVGLIFLSVPVFVLGFAAQYFLAIKLGWFRATVGADNDWGGLWLPAIVLGVSLFATSMRLMRGSVIETRNQDWVRTAYSKGLPRRRVLPVHVMRNSLIPVITNSATNFGVLLVGAVVTEAVFNIPGVGNTMYQATLRHEGPTIVSFVTVFVIIYVLVNVLVDLLYGFLDPRIRYVK, from the coding sequence ATGCTCGCATACATCGTGAGGCGCCTTTTGCAGTTGATCCCGGTGTTCCTCGGGGCCACACTGCTCATCTATTTCCTCGTGTTCGCCATGCCCGGCGACCCGATCGCGGCGCTGTTCGGCGACAAGCAGCCCAGCCCGCAGTTGCTCGCGGAGCTGCGAGCTCAATACCATCTCGACCAGCCGTTCCTGGTGCAGTACTGGTTCTATCTCACCGGCATCCTGCACGGCGACCTGGGCACCACCTTCTCGGGCCAATCGGTCAATGACGTCCTGGCCCGGACGCTGCCGGTGACGGGGCGTCTGGCGGTCATGTCGATCGCCATCGAATTCACGCTGTCGATCATCATCGGCACGATCTCCGCCGTCCGCAAGGGCAAGCTCTTCGACCACAGCGCACTGATCGTGGGTCTCATCTTCCTGTCGGTGCCCGTCTTCGTCCTGGGCTTCGCTGCCCAGTACTTCCTGGCCATCAAGCTGGGCTGGTTCCGGGCGACCGTCGGTGCCGACAACGACTGGGGCGGCCTGTGGCTGCCGGCCATCGTCCTGGGCGTGAGCCTGTTCGCCACGAGCATGCGCCTGATGCGCGGCTCGGTCATCGAGACGCGCAACCAGGACTGGGTGCGCACCGCGTACTCGAAGGGTCTGCCCCGGCGACGAGTGCTGCCCGTGCACGTCATGCGCAACTCTCTGATCCCCGTCATCACGAACTCGGCGACGAACTTCGGCGTGCTGCTGGTGGGTGCGGTCGTGACCGAGGCCGTGTTCAACATCCCCGGCGTGGGCAACACCATGTACCAAGCGACGCTGCGCCACGAGGGACCGACGATCGTATCGTTCGTGACGGTGTTCGTCATCATCTACGTGCTGGTGAACGTCCTCGTCGATCTGCTGTACGGCTTCCTGGACCCGAGGATCCGCTATGTCAAGTGA
- a CDS encoding ABC transporter permease, whose product MSSDSTATHYVAPIETTTINVDEVKVGAKPTSLWSDAWRDIRVRPTFWISVAIVIVVLLMAFVPTLFTHVDPASCDLTYSNHGPAKGHPLGYTFQGCDIYSRIVWGTRISLSVGLLATMIGSFIGLVMGAIAGFYGGWLDSFLSRVGDIFFSIPYILAAVVVMTVFAEYRNVFTMAFAIGGFAWAATARVVRAEILRVRQSDFVTASRALGKSNFGTLLSHVIPNAIAPLLVVSTLSLAAAIVAEATLTFLGVGMGNVISWGTEISNAQTSLRVAPMSLIYPSIFLTVTVLAFIMLGELIRDALDPRARAQR is encoded by the coding sequence ATGTCAAGTGATTCCACCGCGACGCACTACGTCGCCCCCATCGAGACCACGACGATCAACGTCGACGAGGTGAAGGTCGGCGCCAAGCCGACCAGCCTCTGGTCCGACGCCTGGCGCGACATCCGCGTGCGCCCGACGTTCTGGATCTCTGTCGCGATCGTGATCGTCGTTCTGCTGATGGCGTTCGTCCCGACGCTGTTCACGCACGTCGACCCGGCCTCGTGCGACCTCACATATTCGAACCACGGCCCCGCCAAGGGTCACCCGCTCGGCTACACCTTCCAGGGGTGCGACATCTACTCCCGCATCGTGTGGGGTACGCGGATCTCGCTGTCGGTCGGCCTGCTCGCCACCATGATCGGATCGTTCATCGGCCTGGTCATGGGCGCGATCGCCGGGTTCTATGGGGGATGGCTCGACTCGTTCCTGTCCCGCGTCGGCGACATCTTCTTCTCGATCCCCTACATCCTGGCCGCCGTGGTCGTCATGACGGTGTTCGCTGAGTACCGCAACGTGTTCACCATGGCATTCGCGATCGGCGGGTTCGCGTGGGCGGCCACCGCCCGCGTCGTGCGCGCCGAGATCCTTCGGGTGCGCCAGTCCGACTTCGTGACGGCCTCGCGAGCGCTCGGCAAGTCGAACTTCGGCACGCTGCTCTCGCACGTGATCCCGAACGCCATTGCCCCGCTGCTGGTCGTGTCGACACTGAGCCTTGCCGCGGCCATCGTCGCGGAGGCGACGCTGACGTTCCTCGGCGTGGGAATGGGCAACGTCATCTCGTGGGGCACCGAGATCAGCAACGCACAGACCTCTCTGCGCGTCGCGCCGATGTCGTTGATCTATCCGTCGATCTTCCTGACCGTCACTGTGCTGGCGTTCATCATGCTGGGCGAACTGATCCGAGACGCCCTCGACCCGAGAGCGAGGGCCCAGCGATGA
- a CDS encoding ABC transporter ATP-binding protein, protein MSATVDTPLLSIRGLKVAFRGQKTEREVLHGIDLELFAGETLAIVGESGSGKSTTASAIVNLLPGTGHVTAGSIMLDGRELTTLSRSQIERVRGREIGYVPQDPMSNLNPVWSIGFQVREAVKANGIAQGRHAVKQRTIEVLKQAGLEDAERRLHQYPHQFSGGMRQRALISIGLAADPKLLIADEPTSALDVTVQRVILDHMAGLTREKGTAVLLITHDLGLAAERAEKIVVMQHGRIVEAGPSREILENPLHPYTQKLVAAAPSIASQRIQARVEQRGIEHADGSETVPAVSVRGLSKDYKIRTGGFGSVPFRAVDAVSFDIPRGKTLALVGESGSGKSTVAKMVLKIEDPTEGTIEIAGKDSSSLSGKEVLALRRKMQPVFQDPYGSLDPLRNIGNTIAEPLDIHRVGDAAARRARVVELLEQVSLPQELANRYPNELSGGQRQRVAIARALALKPDIVVLDEAVSALDVLVQDQILQLLAELQGELGLTYLFITHDLAVVRVVADDVCVMEKGKVVEHGSVDEIFANPAQEYTQRLLDAIPGASIPLGGGAR, encoded by the coding sequence ATGAGCGCGACCGTCGACACACCGCTGCTGAGCATCCGCGGATTGAAGGTCGCCTTCCGCGGCCAGAAGACCGAGCGCGAGGTGCTGCACGGCATCGATCTCGAACTGTTCGCCGGTGAGACCCTCGCCATCGTGGGGGAGTCCGGTTCGGGCAAGTCCACCACGGCGTCGGCCATCGTGAACCTGCTGCCGGGCACCGGACACGTGACCGCCGGCAGCATCATGCTCGACGGCCGCGAGTTGACCACCCTCAGCCGCAGCCAGATCGAGCGGGTGCGCGGGCGCGAGATCGGCTACGTGCCGCAGGACCCGATGTCGAACCTGAACCCGGTGTGGTCCATCGGATTCCAGGTGAGAGAGGCCGTCAAGGCCAACGGCATCGCGCAGGGCCGGCACGCGGTCAAGCAGCGCACGATCGAGGTCCTCAAGCAGGCGGGTCTCGAAGACGCCGAGCGGCGTCTGCACCAGTACCCGCACCAGTTCTCCGGCGGCATGCGTCAGCGTGCGCTGATCAGCATCGGCCTGGCCGCCGACCCGAAGCTGCTGATCGCCGATGAGCCTACGAGCGCCCTTGACGTCACGGTCCAGCGCGTCATCCTGGACCACATGGCCGGACTCACGCGCGAGAAGGGCACCGCGGTGCTGCTGATCACGCACGATCTGGGCCTTGCCGCCGAGCGCGCCGAGAAGATCGTCGTGATGCAGCACGGGCGGATCGTGGAGGCCGGTCCCAGTCGCGAGATCCTCGAGAACCCGCTGCACCCCTACACGCAGAAGCTGGTGGCCGCAGCGCCCAGCATCGCCTCGCAGCGGATTCAAGCCCGTGTCGAGCAACGCGGCATCGAGCATGCAGACGGGTCCGAGACGGTGCCTGCGGTCTCGGTGCGGGGCCTGTCGAAGGACTACAAGATCCGCACCGGCGGATTCGGCTCGGTGCCGTTCCGTGCAGTGGATGCCGTGAGCTTCGACATCCCGCGCGGCAAGACGCTGGCCCTGGTGGGTGAGTCAGGGTCGGGCAAGTCGACCGTCGCCAAGATGGTGCTGAAGATCGAGGACCCCACCGAGGGCACGATCGAGATCGCCGGCAAGGACTCGTCGTCGCTGTCGGGCAAGGAGGTGCTGGCGCTGCGTCGCAAGATGCAGCCGGTCTTCCAAGACCCGTACGGGTCGTTGGATCCGCTGCGCAACATCGGCAACACGATCGCAGAGCCGCTGGACATCCACCGCGTCGGCGACGCGGCTGCCCGCAGGGCACGCGTGGTCGAACTGCTCGAGCAGGTCTCTCTTCCGCAGGAGCTGGCCAACCGGTACCCGAATGAGCTGTCGGGTGGCCAGCGGCAGCGTGTGGCCATCGCCCGCGCGCTCGCGCTCAAGCCCGACATCGTCGTGCTCGACGAGGCCGTGTCGGCTCTGGATGTGCTGGTCCAGGACCAGATTCTGCAGCTTCTGGCTGAGCTGCAGGGCGAGCTGGGCCTCACCTACCTGTTCATCACCCATGACCTCGCCGTCGTGCGCGTTGTCGCCGACGACGTCTGTGTGATGGAGAAGGGCAAGGTCGTCGAGCACGGTTCGGTCGACGAGATCTTCGCGAACCCCGCCCAGGAGTACACGCAGCGCCTGCTGGATGCGATCCCGGGTGCGTCCATCCCGCTGGGGGGTGGGGCACGCTGA
- a CDS encoding PH domain-containing protein yields MSKDLSQGVVVLRALSSQIAFWALAVVAGFFIVDAVLRGRLDVAARTTGVALLMVWACWVFLVRMSVRLDASALTARNLLRWVRVPWARVTDIERRAQLVVLVDDGTAVSCWGSPFAPRAGVRSAHGRVGGSAEAITRVLPAGGRPPNEAARRSGPAVDSALEIVRTAWLGHPAAAGEITRGWDLPALMIGAVCLIAAVVAVVA; encoded by the coding sequence GTGAGCAAGGACCTCAGCCAGGGCGTCGTCGTGCTGCGGGCGCTGTCGTCGCAGATCGCCTTCTGGGCGCTGGCGGTGGTCGCCGGATTCTTCATCGTCGATGCCGTGCTGCGCGGCCGCCTCGATGTCGCGGCTCGCACGACGGGTGTGGCGCTGCTGATGGTCTGGGCCTGCTGGGTGTTCCTCGTTCGGATGAGCGTTCGGTTGGATGCTTCGGCCCTGACGGCACGCAACCTCCTGCGCTGGGTCCGTGTGCCGTGGGCCCGGGTGACCGACATCGAGCGCCGCGCGCAGCTGGTCGTGTTGGTCGATGACGGCACCGCGGTCAGCTGCTGGGGGAGCCCTTTCGCGCCGCGTGCCGGTGTGCGCAGTGCGCACGGGCGCGTAGGCGGATCGGCAGAAGCGATCACCCGCGTGCTCCCCGCCGGCGGTCGGCCGCCCAACGAGGCCGCACGCAGGAGCGGCCCCGCCGTCGACAGCGCGCTTGAGATCGTGCGCACGGCATGGCTGGGTCACCCCGCCGCAGCAGGCGAGATCACGCGCGGCTGGGACCTGCCGGCCCTTATGATCGGTGCAGTCTGCCTGATCGCCGCCGTCGTGGCGGTGGTGGCGTGA
- a CDS encoding ABC transporter permease, which produces MTLYIIRRIINYLILTAVASSLAYVLASTGLNPVGQFQGRNPPVPQSSIDQLLNAWGVNPSVPLIERTWTWFINIFHGDLGLTVSNQPVAAQIAVRAGVSLQLLLVGSIIGAILGVILGVWGAVRQYKMSDQVVTIVSYIIFATPTFVMGILLMILAVNFNNLIGMQLITFSGQYSGTAAPDFWSQLWDRVSHALLPTLVLILLGAASYSRYQRNAMLDVLGADYIRTARSKGRTRGSALVRHGVRIALIPMSTFFAYSFGTLVAGSAMLEIVFSWHGMGEMTIQAVQQNDINAMAGSTLFIAVLILCSSTLSEILYAALDPRVRR; this is translated from the coding sequence GTGACTCTGTACATCATCCGCCGGATCATCAACTACCTGATCCTGACCGCTGTCGCCTCGTCTCTGGCATACGTGCTTGCCAGCACCGGACTGAATCCTGTGGGACAGTTCCAGGGGCGCAACCCTCCGGTCCCTCAGTCCTCGATCGACCAGCTGCTGAATGCTTGGGGGGTCAACCCCAGCGTGCCGCTGATCGAGCGCACCTGGACGTGGTTCATCAACATCTTCCACGGCGATCTGGGTCTCACGGTGAGCAACCAGCCCGTCGCTGCGCAGATCGCGGTTCGTGCGGGTGTGAGCCTGCAGCTGCTGCTGGTGGGTTCGATCATCGGCGCGATCCTCGGGGTGATCCTGGGCGTGTGGGGTGCTGTGCGCCAATACAAGATGAGCGACCAGGTCGTCACGATCGTCTCGTACATCATCTTCGCGACGCCGACGTTCGTCATGGGCATCCTGCTGATGATCCTCGCGGTGAACTTCAACAACCTGATCGGCATGCAGCTGATCACCTTCAGCGGGCAGTATTCAGGGACGGCGGCGCCAGATTTCTGGAGTCAGCTCTGGGATCGGGTATCGCACGCACTGCTGCCCACCCTCGTGCTGATCCTGTTGGGGGCGGCCTCCTACAGTCGGTACCAGCGCAACGCCATGCTCGACGTGCTGGGCGCCGACTACATCCGCACGGCTCGCTCGAAAGGCCGCACGCGCGGTTCGGCGCTGGTGCGTCACGGCGTGCGGATCGCGCTCATCCCGATGTCGACGTTCTTCGCCTACAGCTTCGGCACTCTCGTGGCCGGCTCCGCCATGCTCGAGATCGTCTTCAGCTGGCATGGCATGGGCGAGATGACGATCCAAGCCGTGCAGCAGAACGACATCAACGCGATGGCCGGCTCCACGCTCTTCATCGCGGTCCTGATCCTGTGCTCGTCGACCCTGTCCGAGATCTTGTACGCGGCCCTCGACCCGAGAGTGAGGCGCTGA
- a CDS encoding ABC transporter permease, which produces MAIPEADLLSQTDVAVDDLEPVTTTLAAKPASRARVIWRRLQHTPRFWIGGTVVMLFILLAIFGQLLTPWGPTDQDVNNMNYPPTVLHWFGTDILGHDLFSQIVSGLQKSLIIGFIAGPAATLIAGLLGATAGYLGGFSEKLIAWIIDLLLVLPAFFILVLLYPFTHGSWVVMMIFLAVTGWMIMAQVIRNQTRSLRDREFVKGARYMGFGTWSVVRRHIIPNVASLLIIDATLGIAAMILAETSLSFFGFGVQPPDVSLGTLIANGQSAATTRPWLFLFPAGTLIILLLAISLVGDALRDAIDPTSGVNRA; this is translated from the coding sequence ATGGCGATTCCCGAAGCAGACCTGCTCAGCCAGACGGATGTGGCCGTCGACGACCTCGAACCGGTCACCACGACGCTGGCAGCCAAACCCGCATCGCGGGCGCGCGTCATCTGGCGTCGCCTCCAGCACACGCCGCGGTTCTGGATCGGCGGCACGGTCGTCATGCTGTTCATCCTGCTGGCGATCTTCGGCCAGTTGCTGACACCGTGGGGGCCCACGGATCAGGACGTCAACAACATGAACTATCCGCCCACCGTCCTGCACTGGTTCGGCACCGACATCCTGGGCCACGACCTGTTCTCGCAGATCGTGTCGGGCCTGCAGAAGTCGCTGATCATCGGCTTCATCGCCGGCCCCGCCGCCACGCTGATCGCCGGCCTCCTCGGGGCCACGGCCGGTTACCTCGGCGGCTTCAGCGAGAAGCTCATCGCCTGGATCATCGACCTGCTGCTGGTGCTGCCCGCATTCTTCATCCTGGTGCTGCTGTACCCCTTCACGCACGGCAGCTGGGTCGTGATGATGATCTTCCTGGCCGTGACCGGCTGGATGATCATGGCGCAGGTCATCCGCAATCAGACCAGATCCCTGCGCGATCGAGAGTTCGTCAAGGGTGCGCGCTACATGGGATTCGGCACGTGGTCGGTCGTGCGCCGGCACATCATTCCGAACGTGGCGTCCCTGCTGATCATCGATGCCACGCTCGGCATCGCGGCGATGATCCTCGCCGAGACGAGCCTGAGCTTCTTCGGCTTCGGCGTGCAGCCGCCCGACGTGTCGCTGGGCACGCTGATCGCCAATGGCCAATCCGCGGCGACCACGCGCCCCTGGCTCTTCCTGTTCCCCGCCGGCACGCTGATCATCCTGCTGTTGGCCATCAGCCTCGTCGGCGACGCCCTGCGTGACGCCATCGACCCGACCTCAGGGGTGAACCGTGCCTGA
- a CDS encoding ABC transporter ATP-binding protein, giving the protein MPETTAPDLFNRPQSTPARTGHPLLEVKNLSVTFPQRSGDVRAVRDISYTVNEGEFLGIVGESGSGKSVSSLAIMGLLPDTAHITGEILYNGKSLLSMGDKQLSRIRGSEIAMVFQDPLSALTPVYTVGDQISEALRLHDSALSKHAAAARAIELLKIVGIPDPTRRALAFPHEYSGGMRQRAMIAMAIANDPRLIIADEPTTALDVTIQAQILEVLQEAKRLTGAAVSLITHDLGVVAGQADRVAVMYAGKLVESGTVEQIFNEPTMPYTIGLLRSVPNIRTAGKSRLVPLEGRPPSLANLPAGCPFAARCPAVTDLCRVQEPALVEHAGPDGHLSACHRAGEILSGELTRSQIFPRPDALVDREKIISDAPPVLVVKDLVKHFPLMKGGVFRRQVGTVRAVDGVSFSLAPGRTLAIVGESGCGKTTTILELLELVKPQSGSIEVVGHDVSTLSKHARRKLRSEIQIVFQDPAAAVDPRLPIADVVGEPLLAQGVPRDKRNERVSELLDLVGLDPSMLDRYPHEFSGGQRQRIGIARGLATDPKILVLDEPVSALDVSIQAGVINLLQDLRDKLGLSLIFVAHDLAVVRQIADDVAVMYLGKVVEYGEIAAVFDKPKHPYTQALMSAAPIPDPAIERTRERVLLQGDLPSPAERIDGCRFRTRCPLYKILPDPQRAMCDTQDPELIDHDGDLVACHHVDRNTLVVG; this is encoded by the coding sequence GTGCCTGAGACCACCGCTCCTGACCTGTTCAACCGCCCCCAGTCGACCCCGGCGCGCACCGGTCACCCGCTGCTGGAGGTCAAGAACCTCTCGGTGACCTTCCCGCAGCGCTCCGGTGATGTACGGGCAGTCCGTGACATCAGCTACACGGTCAATGAAGGCGAGTTCCTCGGAATCGTCGGCGAATCCGGTTCGGGCAAGTCCGTCTCGTCGCTGGCGATCATGGGACTGCTGCCCGACACCGCTCATATCACCGGTGAGATCCTCTACAACGGTAAGTCGCTGTTGTCGATGGGCGACAAGCAGCTTTCACGCATCCGTGGCAGCGAGATCGCGATGGTCTTCCAAGATCCGCTGTCGGCGCTGACGCCCGTGTACACCGTCGGAGACCAGATCTCCGAGGCACTGCGCCTGCACGACAGTGCCCTGAGCAAGCACGCCGCGGCCGCCCGGGCCATCGAACTGCTGAAGATCGTCGGCATCCCGGACCCGACCCGGCGCGCCCTCGCGTTCCCGCACGAGTACTCCGGCGGTATGCGCCAGCGCGCGATGATCGCGATGGCGATCGCCAACGATCCGCGGTTGATCATCGCCGACGAACCGACCACGGCCCTGGATGTCACCATCCAGGCGCAGATCCTCGAAGTGCTGCAAGAGGCCAAGCGACTGACCGGCGCGGCCGTCTCATTGATCACGCACGACCTGGGAGTCGTCGCCGGTCAAGCCGATCGTGTCGCCGTGATGTACGCGGGCAAGCTCGTCGAGTCGGGCACGGTCGAGCAGATCTTCAACGAGCCGACCATGCCGTACACGATCGGTCTGCTGCGGTCGGTGCCCAACATCCGCACCGCCGGCAAGAGCCGGCTGGTGCCGCTGGAGGGGCGTCCGCCGTCGCTGGCGAACCTTCCGGCGGGCTGTCCGTTCGCCGCACGCTGCCCCGCAGTGACCGACCTGTGCCGTGTGCAAGAGCCTGCACTGGTGGAGCATGCCGGCCCTGACGGGCACCTCTCGGCGTGCCATCGCGCCGGTGAGATCCTCTCGGGTGAGCTGACGCGGTCGCAGATCTTCCCCCGCCCGGACGCACTGGTGGATCGCGAGAAGATCATCAGCGACGCGCCGCCGGTGCTGGTGGTCAAAGACCTCGTCAAGCACTTTCCGCTGATGAAGGGCGGAGTGTTCCGCCGGCAGGTCGGTACGGTGCGCGCGGTCGACGGCGTCTCCTTCAGTCTCGCGCCCGGTCGTACGCTGGCCATCGTCGGTGAGTCCGGCTGCGGCAAGACGACGACGATCCTCGAGCTGCTGGAGCTGGTCAAGCCGCAGAGCGGTTCGATCGAGGTCGTCGGTCACGACGTCTCCACGCTCTCCAAGCACGCGCGGCGAAAGCTGCGCAGCGAGATCCAGATCGTCTTCCAGGACCCGGCCGCCGCCGTCGACCCGCGTCTGCCGATCGCCGACGTGGTCGGCGAGCCGCTGCTGGCGCAGGGAGTGCCGCGCGACAAGCGCAATGAGCGGGTGTCGGAGCTGCTGGACCTGGTGGGCTTGGACCCCTCGATGCTCGACCGCTACCCGCACGAGTTCTCGGGCGGCCAGCGTCAGCGCATCGGCATCGCGCGAGGCCTTGCCACCGACCCGAAGATCCTCGTCCTGGATGAGCCCGTCTCGGCCCTGGACGTGTCGATCCAGGCCGGCGTCATCAATCTGCTGCAGGACCTGCGCGACAAGCTGGGCCTGTCGCTGATCTTCGTGGCGCACGACCTGGCGGTCGTGCGCCAGATCGCCGACGATGTCGCGGTGATGTATCTGGGCAAGGTCGTGGAGTACGGCGAGATCGCCGCGGTCTTCGACAAGCCGAAGCATCCCTACACACAGGCGCTGATGTCGGCCGCGCCGATCCCGGACCCCGCGATCGAGCGCACGCGCGAGCGGGTGCTGCTGCAGGGCGACCTGCCCAGCCCCGCCGAGCGGATCGACGGCTGCCGGTTCCGCACCCGGTGCCCGCTGTACAAGATCCTTCCCGATCCGCAGCGCGCGATGTGCGACACGCAGGATCCCGAGCTGATCGATCACGACGGCGACCTGGTGGCCTGCCATCACGTCGATCGCAACACCCTGGTCGTCGGCTGA